One region of Lytechinus pictus isolate F3 Inbred chromosome 8, Lp3.0, whole genome shotgun sequence genomic DNA includes:
- the LOC135154887 gene encoding leucine-rich repeats and immunoglobulin-like domains protein 2 — translation MAPKEKILIWGIFIAGLVLNGNGESPDIHDGTVHTEREKTLIRGSLGILTCRFSGSPYAVFWKKGHDIWTSPTLIQWTPEDKITGPRYDDGSCDMDENYSLIIKSVNHTDRGRFICLVSNEDGILVDDYTDVTVSDDALEMESSVTLPLKQTGRVPCQVNIRPRKVSWFGSRNEMLVFIDLSKDSIVIGGTGYKDGLFHITGEYSLVIYNVKIQQEGLYFCVVTDYDTGVTYQDDSLLTVIGTFLSRSFAFPYATKVL, via the exons ATGGCACCAAAGGAAAAAATACTCATCTGGGGAATTTTCATCGCAGGGCTTGTATTGAATG GAAATGGCGAATCACCAGATATTCACGATGGTACAGTTCACACAGAACGAGAGAAAACCCTTATCCGTGGTAGTTTAGGAATCTTGACATGTCGTTTCTCCGGTTCTCCTTATGCTGTCTTCTGGAAGAAAGGACATGATATTTGGACCTCACCAACCCTCATCCAATGGACACCTGAAGACAAAATAACTGGTCCTAGATATGACGACGGTAGCTGTGACATGGATGAAAACTACTCCCTGATCATCAAATCTGTAAATCATACAGATAGAGGGCGCTTTATTTGTTTGGTTTCTAACGAGGATGGAATTCTTGTCGACGACTACACAGACGTCACAGTATCCG ACGATGCCCTTGAGATGGAATCTTCTGTAACTCTTCCTTTGAAGCAAACTGGGCGTGTGCCTTGTCAAGTTAATATCAGACCACGAAAAGTTTCCTGGTTCGGAAGCAGAAACGAAATGCTGGTCTTCATTGACCTTTCTAAAGACTCCATTGTAATAGGAGGGACAGGATACAAAGATGGATTATTCCACATTACCGGCGAATACTCTCTTGTCATTTACAACGTCAAGATCCAACAGGAAGGTCTCTATTTCTGCGTGGTTACTGATTATGACACAGGTGTCACTTATCAAGATGATTCACTGCTCACTGTAATAGGTACATTTTTATCTAGATCATTTGCATTTCCATATGcgacaaaagtgctttaa
- the LOC129263512 gene encoding uncharacterized protein LOC129263512 produces MDISSLYTNIPIDDGLRALRYFLERNAPDDSPSVETLLRLAELVLRLSAFEFDGRYYKQHKGVAMGTKMGPSYACLFVGFVGEQMLQSYHGPKHVLFKRYIDDYLGISTGSEEDLQDFIAYANNYHPSLKFTHCISSTSVDFLDISISIKDLGLSTDVF; encoded by the coding sequence ATGGATATTTCATCTCTCTATACTAACATACCCATAGACGACGGTTTGAGGGCTCTCCGCTACTTCTTGGAACGCAATGCCCCCGATGATTCCCCGAGTGTGGAAACCCTTCTAAGGTTGGCTGAACTAGTTCTCCGTTTGTCAGCTTTCGAATTTGATGGACGCTACTACAAGCAACATAAAGGTGTGGCTATGGGAACAAAAATGGGCCCTTCTTATGCTTGTCTCTTTGTTGGGTTCGTGGGGGAACAGATGCTGCAATCATATCATGGGCCTAAACATGTCTTGTTTAAGCGATACATAGACGACTATCTTGGAATAAGCACCGGCTCAGAGGAGGATCTTCAAGATTTCATCGCATATGCTAATAACTACCATCCATCTCTTAAGTTCACACATTGTATCTCTAGCACCAGTGTGGACTTCCTGGACATCTCCATCTCTATCAAAGATTTAGGTCTTTCAACTGATGTATTCTAA